Proteins from a genomic interval of Coraliomargarita parva:
- a CDS encoding type IV pilus twitching motility protein PilT produces the protein MSVLETFHGLLSLAVENGASDIHIKSNKPAFLRLSGHLESVEMDPIPPSAVREFVEQTIPEEFYDDWHRHRQIDYSYRVEGVGRFRVNGFLQRGLPSVVMRHVSDHPPTFEDLHIDGDTLANLCAEKDGIVLLCGPTGSGKSSTLASMINYINHTYDKHIVTLEDPIEFTYTDIKSIINQREIGIDCPTFAQGMRAVLRQDPDVILVGEMRDRDTFETALQASETGHLVFGTLHASNAQQAVQRLFEFFPEERKHAMQRQIAGALRATITQKLLPALEGGGRLPIAETFIVDSLARKTIMEGRFEKIEAVIEANEDNGSKTFNQDLYRLVKAGRITREDALNNSPNPRQLEMNLKGIFLSSGGIVQ, from the coding sequence ATGTCGGTTCTAGAAACATTTCATGGCCTCCTCTCGCTCGCAGTTGAAAATGGTGCCAGCGATATTCACATCAAGTCGAACAAGCCGGCTTTCCTCCGCCTGAGCGGACATTTGGAGTCGGTCGAGATGGATCCGATTCCGCCTTCCGCGGTGCGCGAGTTCGTGGAGCAGACCATTCCCGAAGAGTTCTACGACGACTGGCACCGCCATCGTCAGATTGACTACTCCTACCGTGTGGAGGGTGTCGGGCGCTTCCGGGTGAACGGTTTCCTGCAGCGTGGCCTGCCCAGCGTGGTCATGCGTCACGTCAGCGACCACCCGCCGACATTCGAGGATCTGCATATCGACGGGGATACCCTGGCCAACCTCTGTGCCGAGAAAGACGGCATCGTGCTGCTCTGCGGTCCGACCGGTTCGGGTAAGAGCTCGACCCTCGCGTCGATGATCAACTACATCAACCACACCTACGATAAGCATATCGTTACGCTGGAGGACCCGATCGAATTTACCTACACCGACATCAAGTCGATCATCAACCAGCGGGAGATCGGGATCGACTGCCCGACCTTCGCCCAGGGCATGCGCGCCGTGCTGCGTCAGGACCCGGACGTTATCCTGGTCGGGGAAATGCGTGACCGCGATACCTTTGAGACCGCCCTCCAGGCCTCGGAAACCGGTCACTTGGTCTTTGGCACCCTGCACGCCTCCAATGCGCAGCAGGCCGTGCAACGTCTCTTCGAGTTCTTCCCCGAGGAACGCAAGCATGCCATGCAGCGCCAGATCGCCGGCGCCCTGCGTGCCACCATCACGCAAAAACTGCTGCCCGCCCTTGAAGGCGGCGGCCGTTTGCCTATCGCCGAAACCTTCATCGTCGACTCCCTGGCCCGCAAAACCATCATGGAAGGTCGGTTTGAGAAGATCGAAGCCGTCATCGAAGCGAACGAGGACAATGGCTCCAAGACCTTCAACCAGGACCTCTACCGCCTGGTCAAGGCCGGCAGGATCACCCGCGAGGATGCGCTCAACAATTCCCCGAACCCGCGTCAGCTCGAGATGAACCTCAAGGGCATCTTCCTCAGCTCCGGCGGTATCGTGCAGTAA
- the dapB gene encoding 4-hydroxy-tetrahydrodipicolinate reductase, which translates to MPLRILLNGSKGRMGLAIAACAEDNDAVITASCDAGDNPADLIDACDAVIDFSFHEVTPVIAKLAAEKNLPLVIGTTGHTPEERSEILAAVEGKIPVIWAGNYSVGVNTLNYLTRKAANILGERYEPEVMEMHHHHKKDAPSGTAERLIEILMEAYQLGQEEVIHGREGLIGARPAKQIGVHALRGGDIVGEHTVYFIGDGERIELTHRATDRKIFAQGAVRAAHWAKGKAPGIYNMEDVLGLND; encoded by the coding sequence ATGCCTCTCCGTATCCTACTGAATGGTTCCAAAGGCCGCATGGGCCTCGCAATCGCCGCCTGCGCGGAAGACAACGACGCCGTGATCACCGCATCCTGTGATGCCGGTGACAATCCGGCCGACCTGATCGACGCCTGCGACGCCGTCATCGACTTCAGCTTCCACGAGGTCACCCCGGTCATCGCCAAGCTGGCCGCCGAAAAGAACCTGCCGCTGGTCATCGGCACAACCGGCCACACGCCCGAAGAGCGTAGCGAGATCCTCGCCGCGGTCGAAGGCAAGATCCCGGTCATCTGGGCCGGCAACTACTCGGTCGGGGTCAATACCCTGAACTACCTGACCCGCAAGGCCGCCAATATCCTCGGCGAGCGCTATGAGCCGGAAGTCATGGAGATGCACCACCACCACAAGAAGGACGCTCCCAGCGGCACCGCCGAACGCCTGATCGAAATTTTGATGGAAGCCTACCAGCTGGGCCAGGAAGAAGTGATCCATGGCCGCGAAGGCCTGATCGGGGCGCGACCGGCCAAGCAGATCGGTGTGCATGCCCTCCGCGGCGGCGACATCGTGGGCGAACATACGGTTTATTTCATCGGGGACGGCGAGCGGATCGAACTGACCCACCGTGCCACCGACCGCAAGATCTTCGCCCAGGGTGCCGTGCGCGCCGCCCACTGGGCCAAGGGCAAGGCCCCCGGCATCTACAACATGGAAGACGTACTCGGTCTCAACGACTAG
- the ribD gene encoding bifunctional diaminohydroxyphosphoribosylaminopyrimidine deaminase/5-amino-6-(5-phosphoribosylamino)uracil reductase RibD yields the protein MTDSPHETYMARALALAQRAWGCTHPNPMVGAVIVEAGEIVAEGWHHAAGQPHAEIEALRALGRRPGPDATIYVTLEPCSTHGRTGACTRAILDAGIRRVVVGAVDPNPAHAGAGLQVLRDAGVEVIEGILSGACRDLNLIFNHWIVHQSPLCAVKLAMTLDGKFAASSGHSRWVTGPEARGDVMRWRRYFPAIAVGAQTVLADDPSLTSRIEGLDTWCPVRFVFDRSLKTVEAERVPALYSDAYKARTCVLCSVDADPARKAQLSSLGIRHWELPEADGHLDWTAFKTRCTEEGICGVYVEAGPALASELIAAKSVDYAYIYKAPKFMLDSDAVGMGRARATQRMEEAFELHEIHHAGFGSDSLIRGYLG from the coding sequence GGGCTGTACCCATCCGAATCCGATGGTGGGCGCGGTCATTGTCGAAGCGGGTGAGATTGTGGCCGAAGGCTGGCATCATGCTGCCGGTCAGCCGCATGCCGAGATCGAGGCGCTGCGTGCCTTGGGCCGGCGTCCCGGGCCGGATGCCACGATCTACGTGACTTTGGAGCCCTGCAGCACCCATGGTCGGACCGGGGCCTGCACCCGTGCGATTTTGGATGCGGGCATCCGGCGCGTCGTGGTGGGGGCGGTCGATCCGAATCCCGCACATGCCGGTGCCGGTTTGCAGGTCCTCCGTGATGCCGGGGTGGAGGTGATCGAGGGCATTTTGTCCGGTGCCTGCCGCGACCTGAACCTGATCTTTAACCACTGGATCGTTCATCAGAGCCCCTTGTGTGCGGTCAAGCTGGCCATGACCCTCGACGGCAAGTTTGCCGCCTCAAGCGGGCATTCCCGCTGGGTGACTGGGCCGGAGGCGCGGGGCGATGTCATGCGCTGGCGGCGCTATTTCCCCGCCATCGCGGTGGGGGCGCAGACCGTGCTGGCCGACGATCCGAGCCTGACCAGCCGTATTGAAGGCTTGGATACCTGGTGCCCGGTCCGGTTTGTTTTTGACCGCAGCTTGAAGACGGTCGAGGCGGAGCGCGTTCCCGCACTCTACTCCGACGCGTACAAGGCGCGGACCTGTGTGCTGTGCTCGGTCGATGCGGACCCCGCGCGCAAGGCGCAGCTTTCGTCCCTGGGCATCCGCCACTGGGAACTCCCGGAGGCGGACGGGCATCTGGACTGGACGGCCTTCAAGACGCGTTGCACCGAGGAGGGCATTTGCGGCGTGTATGTGGAAGCGGGTCCGGCGCTGGCCTCGGAACTCATCGCCGCAAAATCAGTCGACTATGCCTACATCTATAAGGCGCCCAAATTCATGCTCGATTCCGATGCGGTCGGTATGGGGCGCGCCCGGGCGACCCAGCGCATGGAGGAAGCCTTCGAGTTGCATGAGATCCATCATGCCGGCTTTGGCTCGGACAGCCTGATCCGCGGGTATTTGGGGTGA
- the ruvA gene encoding Holliday junction branch migration protein RuvA, producing MIARLKGTVLESTPLQVVIDAGGVGYEVNIPVTTAEKVPPLGQECSLFIHSVYREDSATLYGFATREDRDFFRLLVEKVSGIGPKIGISILSRMSVELLRGAITSSDVALLSKCPGIGKKTAERLVIELKDKVFPKGVSEQSPSTTIPAAASAPSSFQDAVASLVILGYKPAEADKLVRKASSQLGPEASTEALIRTALA from the coding sequence ATGATCGCCCGTCTCAAAGGTACCGTCCTGGAAAGCACGCCCCTGCAGGTCGTCATTGACGCGGGGGGCGTCGGCTACGAAGTCAACATTCCGGTCACCACCGCGGAAAAAGTGCCGCCACTGGGGCAGGAATGCAGCCTGTTCATCCATTCGGTCTACCGGGAGGACAGCGCGACCCTCTACGGCTTTGCCACGCGCGAAGACCGCGATTTCTTTCGTCTGCTGGTCGAAAAGGTCTCCGGCATCGGCCCGAAGATCGGAATCAGCATCCTGAGCCGCATGTCGGTCGAATTGCTCCGTGGCGCGATCACCAGTTCCGATGTCGCCCTGCTTTCCAAATGCCCCGGCATCGGCAAGAAGACCGCGGAACGCCTGGTCATCGAACTAAAGGACAAGGTCTTCCCCAAGGGAGTCAGCGAGCAATCACCGAGCACGACGATACCGGCCGCTGCCTCCGCGCCCAGCAGCTTCCAGGATGCCGTGGCCAGCCTCGTCATCCTCGGCTACAAGCCGGCCGAAGCCGACAAGCTCGTGCGCAAGGCCAGCAGCCAACTCGGTCCCGAGGCCAGCACCGAGGCACTCATCCGCACCGCCCTCGCCTAG
- the dapA gene encoding 4-hydroxy-tetrahydrodipicolinate synthase, giving the protein MKTNQFYGVFTALATPMRDGAVDFAGLEALVAHQLAGGIDGLVPVGTTGESPTLDHKEHIEVIRATVRATGGLKPVIAGTGSNSTTEAVELTQRAESAGADGFLVVAPYYNKPSQEGLFQHFSQIAAVTEKPIILYSIPSRCGIEISVDVAARLYEKYPHVCAMKAAEGSCEKVSEYVRTLGPDYNVLSGDDGLTLPFMSCGANGVISVASNLIVAPLVAMVKAANDNDYATARETFLKYLPFFKAIFLEPNPVPIKYALKQAGIIASDEVRLPLCGLSDETRSVLDGLMQELSLLPNT; this is encoded by the coding sequence ATGAAGACAAATCAATTTTACGGAGTTTTCACCGCATTGGCCACCCCGATGCGGGATGGTGCGGTCGATTTTGCCGGACTGGAGGCCCTGGTGGCCCATCAACTGGCAGGCGGGATTGACGGTCTGGTACCGGTCGGCACGACCGGGGAGTCGCCCACCCTCGACCACAAGGAGCACATCGAGGTCATCCGTGCCACGGTGCGGGCCACGGGCGGACTGAAGCCGGTGATCGCCGGAACGGGCTCCAACTCGACCACCGAGGCCGTGGAATTGACCCAGCGCGCCGAATCCGCCGGTGCCGACGGATTCCTGGTCGTCGCCCCCTACTACAACAAGCCCAGCCAGGAGGGACTGTTCCAACATTTCAGTCAAATCGCCGCAGTCACGGAAAAGCCGATCATCCTCTACTCCATCCCGTCCCGTTGCGGGATCGAGATCTCGGTCGACGTCGCCGCCCGCCTCTACGAGAAGTACCCGCACGTCTGTGCGATGAAGGCGGCCGAGGGCTCCTGCGAAAAGGTCAGCGAGTATGTACGTACCCTGGGCCCGGACTATAATGTGCTGAGCGGGGATGACGGGCTCACCCTGCCCTTCATGTCCTGCGGCGCAAACGGCGTGATCAGCGTGGCCTCCAATCTGATCGTAGCCCCCCTAGTCGCCATGGTGAAGGCGGCCAATGACAACGACTACGCGACCGCCCGCGAAACCTTCCTCAAGTACCTGCCCTTCTTCAAGGCCATCTTCCTCGAGCCGAATCCTGTGCCGATCAAGTATGCACTGAAGCAGGCCGGCATCATCGCATCGGATGAGGTCCGCCTCCCGCTCTGCGGGCTCTCCGACGAAACCCGCTCGGTCCTCGACGGCCTCATGCAGGAGCTCAGCCTGCTGCCCAACACCTAA
- a CDS encoding RsmB/NOP family class I SAM-dependent RNA methyltransferase — MRSVKFALSSKNATAWGAAVLLTSAYLAENKKANQLLAELPDSFVGERRAVCQSLFLGALRHGFRVRAALNPFVRRAPRPELEAVLLVAGYELLDAPEEKAPKIIHHAVEQAKALAKASESGFLNALLRKLPAALEAQSPEKSAAAYYSHPAWLVSHWEAVFGADACKALLEWNQGIPDTYLRIYDPADVPEGLEATEWPGFFRIRSAELHSDAVQALLAEGRAYIKDPSTRRATALLAPQPGECVLDLCASPGGKAFDLAHRMQGEGCLVAVDLPGKRIERLEENLNKLRSEKLQATILPSDVLELSKEAFAEQALPDSYDAVMLDAPCSNTGVIQRRTDVKWRLAPKDIPACAKLQQQLIHSAARFVKPGGKFVYSTCSIEPEENQVLIDAFLKSKSGQAFQLLESVHCLPWECRHDGATAFLLQRSL; from the coding sequence CAGCTTGGGGAGCAGCCGTTCTCCTGACATCGGCGTATCTGGCAGAAAACAAGAAGGCAAACCAGCTGCTGGCCGAGTTGCCGGATTCCTTTGTAGGAGAGCGGCGCGCGGTCTGCCAATCTCTTTTTCTGGGTGCCCTGCGCCACGGTTTCCGCGTGCGGGCCGCACTCAACCCCTTTGTCCGCCGGGCGCCACGCCCCGAACTGGAGGCGGTCCTGCTGGTCGCGGGCTACGAGCTCCTCGATGCCCCCGAAGAGAAAGCCCCCAAGATCATCCACCACGCGGTCGAACAGGCCAAAGCCCTGGCCAAGGCCTCCGAGAGCGGCTTTCTCAATGCTCTGCTGCGGAAATTGCCCGCGGCACTGGAGGCACAATCCCCCGAAAAAAGCGCCGCCGCCTACTACAGCCACCCCGCCTGGCTGGTCAGCCACTGGGAAGCCGTCTTTGGCGCGGATGCCTGCAAAGCGCTTCTCGAATGGAATCAGGGCATCCCCGACACCTACCTCCGGATTTACGATCCCGCCGATGTTCCCGAGGGCTTGGAAGCCACGGAATGGCCCGGCTTCTTCCGAATCCGCTCCGCCGAGCTGCACTCCGATGCGGTACAGGCGCTGCTCGCCGAGGGTCGCGCCTACATCAAGGACCCCTCCACCCGCCGGGCCACCGCCCTCCTCGCCCCCCAACCCGGCGAGTGCGTGCTGGACCTCTGTGCCTCTCCCGGCGGCAAGGCCTTCGACCTCGCCCACAGAATGCAGGGTGAGGGCTGCCTCGTGGCCGTCGACCTCCCCGGCAAGCGGATCGAACGACTCGAGGAAAATCTGAACAAGCTCCGCTCCGAAAAGCTGCAAGCCACCATTCTCCCCTCCGATGTGCTGGAGCTGTCAAAGGAAGCCTTCGCGGAACAGGCACTGCCGGACAGCTACGATGCAGTCATGCTCGACGCCCCCTGCTCCAATACCGGCGTGATCCAACGGCGCACCGATGTGAAATGGCGCCTCGCCCCCAAGGACATCCCCGCCTGTGCCAAACTTCAGCAACAGCTCATCCACTCCGCCGCCCGCTTCGTCAAGCCCGGCGGCAAGTTCGTCTACAGCACCTGCAGTATCGAGCCCGAAGAAAACCAGGTACTCATCGACGCCTTCCTCAAATCCAAGTCCGGCCAGGCCTTCCAGCTCCTCGAGTCCGTCCACTGCCTCCCCTGGGAATGCCGCCACGACGGCGCCACCGCCTTCCTGCTCCAGCGTAGCCTTTGA